One genomic region from Marinomonas maritima encodes:
- a CDS encoding type 2 periplasmic-binding domain-containing protein gives MKKQPTYLYIGILLGTAVAQPTFAAPIHAVIGLDNSQIVADSQHLSLTPNPGTLIPLEDDFSPITHLQNGLNKNWLDEIGKKVRVEHKQRDLNYTGILAKIEQSSRSFILTSHDRPTTLPLDDFYLIPLEQQTDNNKATTRSYPVSYQTDQLSWTPQLSLIFENDNVVVSQQALLHNNSSASIEIQDSLLHYSRSSTPQRFKAERSSLVMSDMQQEVSYQDNEVSYSLGHNLLSIAPYSNTLYPLPSSNSKIDKQTHTANLYTHNNSSGRIDLSFYNTVSFTLKKEGLPGEYSTFWKREHLLIPGNTVMLNTVRTGYPLNVITNKSQDITGYLTLENASSQKLPSTQVWQVTIENHSNKIQNYSVEQSTNGIIEVLEGDNVTKVNANSLRIAGKIKANSKKTLTYKVELKN, from the coding sequence ATGAAAAAGCAACCAACCTATCTTTACATCGGTATTCTTTTAGGAACAGCGGTAGCACAACCTACTTTTGCAGCGCCCATACATGCTGTTATTGGATTAGATAACAGTCAAATAGTCGCAGACAGCCAACATCTAAGCCTCACCCCTAACCCCGGTACACTAATCCCTCTTGAAGACGATTTTTCACCTATTACTCACCTACAAAATGGCCTCAATAAAAATTGGCTTGATGAAATTGGCAAAAAAGTCAGAGTGGAGCACAAACAAAGAGATTTAAACTACACCGGCATATTGGCAAAAATCGAGCAGAGCTCTCGCTCTTTTATACTTACGAGTCATGATCGCCCAACGACATTGCCACTGGATGATTTTTACTTAATACCGTTAGAACAACAAACGGACAATAATAAAGCAACAACAAGATCGTACCCAGTTAGCTATCAAACAGACCAATTATCGTGGACGCCACAACTTAGCCTAATATTTGAAAACGACAACGTGGTTGTCTCACAACAAGCACTCTTACATAACAACTCAAGTGCCAGCATTGAAATACAAGACAGTTTACTTCACTACTCCAGAAGCTCAACACCTCAACGTTTCAAAGCCGAACGCAGTTCTCTTGTAATGAGTGATATGCAACAAGAAGTAAGCTATCAAGACAATGAGGTTAGCTACTCACTTGGCCATAACCTCTTATCTATCGCGCCCTATTCAAACACTCTCTATCCTTTACCCAGCAGCAATAGCAAAATCGATAAACAGACACACACAGCCAATCTTTATACCCATAACAATAGCTCAGGAAGAATAGATCTTAGTTTCTATAATACCGTAAGCTTCACATTAAAAAAGGAAGGCCTTCCAGGGGAATACAGCACATTTTGGAAAAGAGAACACCTTCTCATCCCTGGTAACACGGTGATGTTAAATACAGTTCGTACAGGTTATCCACTGAATGTCATCACAAATAAAAGTCAGGATATAACGGGATACTTAACGTTAGAAAATGCCTCTTCACAAAAACTCCCTAGCACTCAAGTTTGGCAAGTAACGATAGAGAACCATTCCAACAAAATACAAAATTATTCTGTAGAGCAAAGTACAAACGGCATTATAGAAGTACTAGAAGGGGATAATGTGACGAAAGTAAATGCCAACAGTTTAAGAATTGCAGGAAAAATAAAAGCAAACTCGAAGAAAACCCTCACTTATAAAGTTGAATTAAAAAACTAA
- a CDS encoding TolC family outer membrane protein, with translation MKKHIITSLIAAAVLSSSAAYADSIYEVYKLAKQHDPGLRAAAATYQAQKEGVTVTKGNLYPSISFKGNLGYDNIDSPSSDYSNTSNTVALSLDYPIYSPALNYAVDSVELSSQSAGISFSNAEEDLALTTLTEYFNLLIAQSTLQTTEALVKSTASQLDRAKKQYEVGLASITDLQDAQAEYDSVRVTQLSARSSVSYAQKALFQRTGQEIKSIPQLSKDYPIRLDPNMTVDSLITKARRDNKQLRILNLTVESAENNINIQKSNGRSPTVSISGSLSRSDNNYSSGTTNPDGVTNTSSVALGVSIPLYSGGAINASVRQATAQAEAATEQRASSLQAIELNIRSLYLDLQTAVAQIEAQQQLIRSRTSALEATKAGYDVGTRNLVELLDAQSNLYNAQNAYEQYRYNFVLKKLSLLETTGDLTEDNIKELDKWLIAKN, from the coding sequence ATGAAAAAGCATATTATAACCTCACTAATCGCTGCAGCCGTTCTAAGTAGTTCGGCTGCCTACGCAGACAGCATCTACGAAGTATACAAACTTGCCAAGCAACATGACCCAGGCTTAAGAGCCGCGGCCGCCACTTATCAAGCACAAAAAGAAGGCGTCACCGTCACAAAGGGCAATCTATACCCTAGCATCAGCTTTAAAGGTAACCTAGGATACGACAATATAGACAGTCCTTCTTCTGATTACAGCAATACATCAAATACCGTAGCGCTGTCATTGGATTACCCTATTTATTCGCCTGCACTTAACTATGCAGTAGATTCTGTCGAACTAAGTTCCCAAAGCGCTGGTATTAGCTTTAGCAACGCTGAAGAAGATCTAGCACTGACAACCTTAACTGAATATTTCAATCTTCTGATCGCACAATCAACATTACAGACAACAGAAGCCTTAGTTAAAAGTACAGCAAGTCAGCTAGATCGTGCTAAAAAGCAATATGAAGTAGGTTTAGCGTCCATCACCGATTTACAAGATGCTCAAGCAGAATACGATTCCGTTCGTGTCACTCAGCTTAGCGCGCGCTCAAGCGTATCTTATGCACAAAAAGCGTTATTCCAAAGAACAGGCCAAGAGATAAAGAGCATTCCTCAATTATCTAAAGATTACCCTATTCGCCTTGATCCAAACATGACCGTTGATTCGTTAATTACGAAAGCTCGTCGTGATAATAAACAATTGCGTATACTGAATCTTACAGTTGAAAGCGCAGAAAATAACATTAACATCCAAAAATCTAACGGTCGCTCTCCTACCGTATCCATCTCTGGATCGTTATCTCGAAGTGATAACAACTATAGTAGTGGCACCACTAACCCAGATGGTGTAACAAATACGTCTTCTGTTGCATTAGGCGTCAGTATTCCTCTCTATAGCGGTGGGGCAATTAACGCCTCTGTTCGACAAGCTACAGCGCAAGCTGAAGCGGCCACTGAGCAAAGAGCAAGCTCATTGCAGGCGATAGAACTTAATATTCGTAGCCTATATCTAGATTTACAAACAGCCGTTGCTCAAATTGAAGCTCAACAACAACTCATTCGCTCTCGTACCAGTGCACTTGAAGCAACAAAAGCAGGCTATGACGTAGGAACTCGAAATCTTGTCGAGCTGCTAGATGCGCAATCTAATCTTTATAATGCGCAAAATGCTTACGAACAATACCGATACAACTTTGTGTTGAAAAAGTTAAGTCTCCTAGAAACCACTGGCGACCTGACAGAAGACAACATCAAAGAGTTGGATAAGTGGTTAATTGCAAAGAATTGA
- a CDS encoding M18 family aminopeptidase, which translates to MKHTNFNDSLLSFLQSSPTPFHATDSMRNALIAEGFVELIEENNWVIEEGGKYFVTRNESALIAFTTAELNFSQTGWRMIGAHTDSPCLKLKPNAQVGRFGYHQLGVEVYGGVLLHTWLDRDLSIAGRITLKTKAGDIVSRLVDFKDPIAVVPNLAIHLNRQANEGFSVNPQEEILPILCGAENEFDLHELLKAQLVKQYADLSIERILDFELSLYDTQPAALVGLHKEYICSARLDNLLSCFVGLRALLDSEGQRPSLLVCTDHEEIGSLSACGANGPFLEDVLHRLTPNPEQYVQAVQRSMLVSADNAHALHPNYANKHDKNHAPAINKGAVIKVNANQRYATNSETASVYRDIAAQENYDVQCFVVRSDMACGSTIGPITSGEIGVPTIDIGLPTFGMHSIRELAGSRDAYGLYKVLTRFTKRDKLISR; encoded by the coding sequence ATGAAACATACAAATTTTAACGACTCTTTGTTGTCATTTCTTCAATCTTCTCCGACGCCATTTCATGCGACGGATAGTATGCGTAATGCTTTGATCGCAGAAGGTTTTGTTGAATTAATTGAAGAAAATAATTGGGTGATAGAAGAGGGTGGAAAGTATTTTGTTACGCGTAATGAGTCAGCATTAATTGCTTTTACCACGGCAGAGCTAAATTTCAGTCAAACAGGTTGGCGAATGATCGGTGCCCATACTGACAGTCCTTGTCTGAAGCTTAAGCCAAATGCTCAGGTGGGTCGCTTTGGTTATCATCAATTAGGCGTGGAAGTGTATGGAGGCGTGTTGCTTCATACTTGGCTAGACAGGGATTTATCGATTGCGGGTCGCATTACTTTAAAAACGAAAGCGGGCGACATTGTGAGTCGTTTAGTGGATTTTAAAGACCCAATTGCTGTGGTTCCAAATTTGGCAATCCATTTGAATCGACAAGCAAATGAAGGTTTTTCAGTGAACCCTCAGGAAGAAATTTTACCTATACTGTGTGGTGCTGAAAATGAGTTTGATCTTCATGAGTTATTAAAGGCTCAACTCGTAAAACAGTACGCGGATTTGTCAATCGAGAGGATATTAGATTTCGAGTTGAGTTTGTACGATACGCAGCCAGCGGCTTTGGTTGGTTTGCATAAAGAGTATATTTGTTCAGCTCGTTTGGATAATTTACTTAGTTGTTTTGTGGGTTTACGCGCGCTGTTGGATTCCGAAGGGCAACGTCCAAGCCTGCTAGTTTGTACCGATCATGAAGAAATTGGCAGTTTATCGGCTTGTGGTGCAAATGGTCCATTCTTAGAAGATGTTTTACATCGTTTAACGCCGAATCCAGAGCAATATGTTCAGGCGGTTCAGCGCTCTATGTTAGTTTCTGCTGATAATGCGCATGCGTTGCACCCCAATTATGCTAATAAGCATGATAAAAACCATGCCCCTGCGATTAATAAAGGCGCGGTTATTAAGGTGAATGCGAATCAGCGTTATGCAACCAATAGCGAAACGGCAAGCGTTTACCGTGATATTGCAGCGCAAGAGAATTATGACGTGCAGTGCTTTGTTGTGCGCAGTGATATGGCGTGCGGTAGTACGATTGGGCCGATTACATCTGGAGAAATTGGTGTGCCGACGATTGATATCGGTTTGCCAACGTTTGGAATGCATTCAATTCGTGAGCTAGCAGGGAGCCGTGATGCCTATGGTTTGTATAAAGTATTAACTCGATTTACAAAGCGAGATAAGCTCATTTCTCGTTGA
- a CDS encoding recombination-associated protein RdgC → MWFKNAQIFQLKDTESLDTNELINKIPEFPLKECGSQEEFSFGWLPLIRNSEQWSLASDHCLLFRAGKEEKVLPSAVVREELEAKVAEIELIEGRKVGRKEQSDMKEELVFTLRPKAFSKRTDIWAYIDLKAKILVLNSTNASMTEQLFKHLQTTLGSFPMTPLQAQVSPSSLMTDWLVKNEVPASLETGDECEIQDASEDKATIRFKSLEPLSEDVTRHLAEGMAVKNLALRWSDKLSFVLHDDLTLRKIKFDDALKEAAFNDSQGGGLSDMDANFSLMSLTMREFFASYCLWFEIN, encoded by the coding sequence ATGTGGTTCAAGAACGCCCAGATATTCCAACTAAAAGACACAGAATCACTAGATACGAACGAATTGATCAATAAAATTCCTGAATTCCCACTAAAAGAATGTGGTTCGCAAGAAGAATTCTCTTTCGGCTGGTTACCTCTCATACGCAACAGTGAACAGTGGAGCTTAGCAAGCGACCACTGCCTACTGTTCCGCGCAGGCAAAGAAGAAAAGGTACTGCCTTCCGCCGTGGTCCGTGAAGAACTGGAAGCCAAAGTTGCTGAAATCGAGCTTATCGAAGGGCGCAAAGTCGGACGTAAAGAACAGTCCGACATGAAAGAAGAGTTGGTTTTTACACTGCGTCCAAAAGCATTTTCAAAGCGCACTGATATTTGGGCGTATATTGATCTAAAAGCAAAAATACTAGTTCTCAACAGCACCAACGCCAGCATGACTGAACAACTTTTCAAGCACTTACAGACCACGCTTGGCAGCTTTCCGATGACACCGCTTCAGGCACAAGTTTCACCTTCTTCTTTAATGACGGATTGGCTTGTAAAAAACGAAGTGCCCGCCAGTCTAGAAACCGGTGATGAGTGTGAAATTCAAGACGCCTCTGAAGACAAAGCCACTATCCGTTTTAAATCACTAGAACCTTTGTCTGAAGACGTTACACGTCATTTAGCAGAAGGCATGGCCGTTAAAAACCTTGCACTTCGCTGGTCAGACAAGCTCAGCTTTGTTTTACATGATGATCTGACATTGCGCAAAATCAAATTCGACGATGCACTAAAAGAAGCTGCTTTTAACGACTCCCAAGGTGGTGGTTTGTCCGATATGGACGCCAACTTCTCTCTAATGTCATTAACGATGAGAGAGTTTTTTGCTTCCTACTGTTTATGGTTTGAAATCAACTAA
- a CDS encoding thymidine kinase yields MAKLYFYYSAMNAGKSTVLLQSAHNYQERGMRVLLLTASIDNRFETGQIASRIGISADASLFDNSTDMIALIKEETHQQQALSCILIDEAQFLTKEQVYALSEVVDKLHIPVLAFGIRTDFQGELFDGSKALLAWSDKLIELKTVCHCGSKATMVIRLNAEGIPVKEGAQVEIGGNDRYLSVCRKHFKEAVRD; encoded by the coding sequence ATGGCCAAACTGTACTTTTACTACTCAGCAATGAACGCGGGTAAATCGACCGTTCTTCTACAGTCCGCTCATAACTATCAAGAGCGAGGCATGAGAGTTCTTCTCCTTACAGCGTCGATAGACAACCGATTTGAAACAGGGCAAATCGCCTCTCGCATCGGCATATCAGCAGACGCCAGTTTGTTTGATAATAGCACCGACATGATCGCTTTAATCAAGGAAGAAACACATCAACAGCAAGCATTAAGCTGTATTTTGATTGATGAAGCACAGTTTCTAACCAAAGAACAAGTTTATGCATTATCTGAAGTCGTTGATAAACTGCACATACCTGTGCTGGCGTTCGGTATCCGTACGGATTTCCAAGGCGAGCTATTCGACGGTAGCAAAGCACTACTGGCTTGGTCTGATAAATTAATAGAACTAAAAACCGTGTGTCACTGTGGCAGTAAAGCCACTATGGTCATTCGATTAAATGCCGAAGGAATTCCCGTTAAAGAAGGCGCGCAAGTAGAAATAGGCGGTAATGACCGCTACTTGTCCGTTTGTCGAAAACACTTTAAAGAAGCCGTGAGAGACTAA
- a CDS encoding cation diffusion facilitator family transporter has translation MPKLKQEQDIAKKVTLVGAAWDAILGLAKIFAGYFSQSQALIADGIHSLSDLVTDVFVYFASANSRQGPDENHPYGHLRFETLTTVFLGLVLILVALGIGYESITAPASQAQLTWYGLAALIATIVIKEAIFHYTKKAGDEIGSKMLIANAWHSRSDALSSIAVLIGLIGVYFGYSWADMVASIVVALLIGKMAIIMVWENLAELVDTAPDPKLIAQIKETANSLKHVMAPHDVRARSMAGKIYLDMHIHVPSHASVSEGHYLGDLVAYTIKQAHSQVQDVMVHIDTDEKIQTDSFAHPTGKPPHLKLPARHQIVADLGFLLRQHSAYVDVKNTRLHYLDNHLELEIIAYIDKAPDSADLTKITAGILQDLQTTHYIHKATVLWVFPS, from the coding sequence ATGCCAAAACTTAAGCAAGAGCAAGACATAGCAAAAAAAGTCACCCTCGTCGGCGCTGCGTGGGACGCCATTTTAGGTTTAGCCAAAATTTTTGCTGGGTATTTTTCTCAGTCACAAGCACTCATCGCCGACGGCATTCACTCTCTATCTGATTTAGTGACCGACGTATTCGTGTATTTCGCCTCGGCTAATTCACGTCAGGGACCTGACGAAAATCACCCTTATGGTCATCTTCGCTTTGAAACACTTACCACCGTGTTTTTAGGGCTCGTACTGATCCTCGTGGCACTTGGCATCGGCTATGAATCTATCACGGCACCAGCATCACAAGCCCAACTGACTTGGTATGGATTGGCGGCATTAATTGCCACCATTGTCATTAAAGAAGCCATTTTCCATTACACAAAAAAAGCGGGTGATGAAATTGGCAGTAAAATGCTCATTGCTAACGCGTGGCACAGTCGCAGCGACGCGCTGTCATCGATCGCGGTGCTTATCGGCCTAATCGGTGTTTACTTTGGTTATTCTTGGGCGGACATGGTCGCTTCAATAGTGGTTGCATTGCTGATTGGTAAAATGGCCATCATCATGGTGTGGGAAAATTTGGCCGAACTTGTCGATACCGCACCAGATCCAAAACTCATAGCTCAAATCAAAGAAACGGCAAACAGCCTTAAACATGTTATGGCGCCTCACGATGTGAGAGCAAGATCCATGGCGGGTAAAATCTACTTAGACATGCACATTCATGTGCCTAGTCATGCCAGCGTCAGCGAGGGGCATTATCTTGGTGATTTAGTCGCCTACACCATCAAACAGGCCCATTCACAAGTACAAGACGTTATGGTCCATATTGACACCGATGAAAAAATCCAAACCGACAGTTTTGCTCATCCAACAGGAAAACCACCGCATTTAAAATTACCTGCCCGTCACCAGATAGTGGCTGACTTAGGTTTTTTATTGCGCCAACACTCCGCCTATGTCGATGTGAAAAATACTCGTTTACACTATTTGGATAACCATCTCGAATTGGAAATTATTGCCTATATAGACAAAGCACCCGACAGTGCAGATTTAACAAAAATAACAGCAGGTATTCTTCAAGACTTACAAACAACACATTACATCCATAAAGCCACGGTACTGTGGGTTTTTCCTTCTTAA
- the ybfE gene encoding LexA regulated protein: protein MAKASSDRNTIDLFGKAPGRPRTQPLTRKDQLKINKRAQREKEKSQGLKRLELLIEQDTIEKLDKLCELNGLKRAEWLTLQINKSVGKMKNK, encoded by the coding sequence ATGGCAAAAGCGTCATCCGACCGGAATACAATCGACCTATTTGGTAAAGCACCTGGCAGACCTCGAACTCAGCCTCTCACCAGAAAAGATCAGCTTAAAATCAATAAACGAGCACAGCGAGAAAAAGAAAAATCACAAGGGTTAAAACGCTTAGAATTATTGATTGAGCAAGACACTATCGAGAAACTAGACAAACTCTGCGAACTAAATGGTTTAAAACGCGCAGAATGGCTAACACTGCAAATTAACAAAAGCGTTGGAAAAATGAAAAATAAATAA
- a CDS encoding YigZ family protein, which yields MDYYLSPIHTQRFDLEIKNSQFITTVSRTKGREAAKAFIDEIRLRYPDANHHCSAFIAGAPNNVHLWDQSDDGEPKGTAGKPMMNVLQHSDFGETTVVVTRFFGGIKLGAGGLVRAYSQAVQEALSQTEYENVYPRSPVQLKITYPLLGKVEYWLEQSDIEITNKTYSDSVVIDLAVIERTWPEQKVILTDLCQGSLTLIEPDKA from the coding sequence ATGGATTACTACTTAAGCCCAATACACACGCAACGCTTTGATCTTGAAATAAAAAATAGCCAGTTCATTACGACCGTCAGTCGAACCAAAGGACGCGAAGCGGCAAAAGCCTTTATTGACGAAATAAGGCTGCGTTATCCTGACGCCAATCACCACTGCTCGGCGTTCATTGCAGGTGCACCAAACAATGTGCATTTGTGGGATCAAAGCGACGATGGCGAACCAAAAGGCACGGCCGGAAAGCCGATGATGAATGTACTTCAACATTCTGACTTTGGCGAAACGACTGTGGTTGTAACGCGTTTTTTCGGTGGCATTAAACTGGGGGCGGGTGGTTTAGTTAGAGCCTACAGCCAAGCGGTACAAGAAGCACTTTCACAAACAGAATATGAAAATGTGTACCCTCGCAGCCCCGTTCAGCTAAAAATCACCTACCCTTTATTAGGTAAGGTTGAATATTGGCTAGAACAGAGTGATATAGAAATAACCAACAAAACATACAGTGACAGCGTCGTTATTGACCTTGCTGTTATTGAACGTACTTGGCCCGAGCAAAAAGTCATTTTGACGGACTTGTGCCAAGGTAGCTTAACTTTAATTGAACCGGACAAAGCATAA
- a CDS encoding carboxy terminal-processing peptidase, with protein sequence MNYKRLLLCLLTGYTLASTPASAYQELQPPHEYDKVSKELVEMLEGIHYNRPQIDDAISAKAFDYYIDALDPSKSFFLKSDIDNLTQYRNSFDDALRKGDTQVAYTIYNLYLKRLEKRLTSLQDHLPEMIKGFDYNIDETLNTDPEAQQWANTEVELDDYWRKRLKNRALVLKLNGESEEKIISTIERRYKNQLKRVDQTNAVDVYQTFANAITAALDPHTSYFAPRASETFNINMSLSLEGIGAVLQMDDDYTKVVRLVPGGPAATQSDLSPNDRIIAVGQEDKTMIDVVGMRLDDVVDMIRGERDTTVILEITPSKGDTQTSKRISIVRKKVKLEDQSAKKEIVEIERDGETYKVGVISLPTFYSDFAAIQAGDKDYKSSTRDTKKLIEELREEKISALILDLRNNGGGSLQEANSLTGLFIPSGPTVQIRDQSGRVTPLGDSDTAITYSGPMAVLVNRMSASASEIVAGALQDYGRALILGDQTFGKGTVQVLQEVDQGQLKVTQAKFYRVSGESTQHKGVMPDIAFPSLIDKETIGESALDNPLPWDKIHETRYPVYWKMSAYLPILEPRHEARMATDPNFVAINAQIEEFKEQVESYKSISLKESTRIQQKEDNKQKELERENTRRKALGLEPLASVDDIEPIEEDTYAKEASEVLLDFIATNQMAQKQAEKKTAQK encoded by the coding sequence ATGAACTATAAACGCCTTTTACTTTGCCTTTTAACTGGCTATACCCTTGCCTCAACTCCTGCGTCAGCTTATCAGGAATTGCAGCCTCCTCATGAATACGACAAAGTATCAAAAGAGCTCGTTGAAATGCTAGAAGGCATTCATTATAACAGACCTCAGATTGATGATGCCATTTCAGCAAAAGCCTTTGATTACTATATTGACGCGCTGGACCCAAGTAAAAGCTTCTTTCTCAAAAGTGACATAGATAACTTAACTCAATACCGAAATAGCTTTGATGACGCCCTCAGAAAGGGCGACACGCAAGTGGCTTACACTATTTATAACCTGTATTTAAAACGCCTTGAAAAGCGCCTAACAAGTCTTCAGGATCATCTTCCAGAAATGATCAAAGGCTTCGATTATAACATTGACGAAACACTCAATACCGATCCAGAAGCGCAGCAATGGGCTAATACCGAAGTTGAACTTGATGATTACTGGCGCAAACGCCTTAAAAATCGTGCATTAGTGCTTAAGCTTAATGGCGAAAGTGAAGAAAAAATCATTTCGACGATTGAGCGCCGCTATAAAAATCAATTAAAACGAGTGGATCAAACGAACGCTGTCGACGTTTATCAAACCTTCGCCAACGCCATCACCGCGGCATTAGACCCTCACACTAGTTACTTTGCACCACGAGCATCAGAAACCTTCAATATCAACATGAGCTTATCATTAGAAGGGATTGGTGCTGTTTTACAAATGGACGATGACTACACAAAAGTCGTTCGATTAGTGCCAGGTGGTCCAGCGGCCACTCAAAGCGACCTGTCTCCTAACGACAGGATTATCGCCGTTGGCCAAGAAGACAAAACCATGATCGACGTTGTTGGCATGCGCCTTGATGATGTCGTCGACATGATCCGCGGTGAGCGTGATACCACCGTTATATTGGAAATAACACCAAGCAAAGGCGACACACAGACCAGCAAGCGCATTAGCATCGTCCGTAAAAAAGTAAAACTCGAAGATCAATCGGCAAAAAAAGAGATCGTTGAAATAGAGCGAGACGGTGAAACTTACAAAGTAGGCGTAATCTCATTACCGACTTTTTACTCTGATTTCGCAGCGATTCAAGCAGGTGACAAAGATTATAAAAGTTCCACACGAGACACAAAAAAATTGATTGAGGAACTTCGTGAAGAAAAAATCTCAGCGCTCATTCTTGACTTAAGAAATAACGGCGGCGGCTCATTACAAGAAGCAAATTCATTAACTGGTTTGTTTATTCCATCCGGCCCAACAGTACAAATTCGCGACCAAAGCGGACGAGTTACACCATTGGGAGACTCCGACACCGCCATCACCTACAGTGGACCAATGGCTGTTTTGGTAAACAGAATGAGTGCATCCGCGTCTGAAATCGTCGCTGGTGCGCTGCAAGATTATGGACGCGCTTTAATTCTTGGCGATCAGACCTTCGGAAAAGGCACGGTTCAAGTATTACAAGAAGTAGACCAAGGGCAACTTAAAGTCACTCAGGCTAAATTTTATCGCGTCTCTGGCGAAAGCACTCAGCACAAAGGCGTCATGCCAGACATAGCCTTTCCTTCTTTGATCGACAAAGAAACCATTGGCGAAAGTGCATTAGACAACCCCTTACCTTGGGATAAAATCCATGAAACTCGCTACCCCGTTTATTGGAAAATGTCCGCTTACCTCCCTATTTTAGAACCTCGCCACGAAGCAAGAATGGCGACAGACCCTAATTTTGTTGCCATCAATGCTCAAATAGAAGAGTTCAAAGAACAAGTAGAGAGCTATAAGTCTATCTCACTAAAAGAGAGCACTCGCATACAGCAAAAAGAAGATAATAAACAAAAAGAACTCGAACGCGAAAATACGCGCCGAAAAGCACTTGGACTAGAACCACTAGCGTCGGTTGATGACATAGAGCCTATTGAAGAAGATACCTATGCAAAAGAAGCATCTGAAGTACTTTTAGACTTCATTGCAACCAATCAGATGGCCCAAAAGCAAGCTGAGAAAAAAACAGCTCAGAAATAA
- a CDS encoding DNA recombination protein RmuC, protein MTGWLSQSVWVLSGFCVGAILISGIAGAIVQAMRRQWQHTQEKIQQQNEELQHLLGQAKDQIHYLEKESLTLEQQFAASQSVWQEKEVFYREQKKHNETEFKQLAHDIMSQQGQQLAKENERQLGSLLTPLGSQIQKFQESVEKSYQEEARERFSLVKEIKGLQLLNQKISDDAVSLTHALKGQNKLQGGWGEVILERILERSGLEKGREYETQASYQTSEGRRLQPDVVIHLPEGKQVIVDSKMVLISYLAYMEAETDDDRNRALKQHLDAVRRHMKELSAKSYHDLPGITSLDFVLLFIPIEAAFGLALQGDNGLFSEAFEHNIIIVGPSNLLATLRTIQNIWRNEKQSQNAIEIARQAGAMYDKFSGFVQDMDDIGSKLEAVSRSHDSALKKLTVGRGNLVARAEKLKLMGAKTSKALPVEYLNDTSTDESDS, encoded by the coding sequence ATGACAGGTTGGCTTTCACAATCAGTTTGGGTGTTATCGGGCTTTTGTGTCGGCGCGATTCTTATCTCTGGTATTGCTGGCGCTATTGTACAGGCTATGCGCCGTCAGTGGCAGCATACACAAGAAAAAATACAGCAACAAAATGAGGAATTACAGCATCTTTTAGGGCAGGCGAAAGATCAGATTCATTATTTGGAAAAAGAGTCGCTGACCTTGGAGCAACAATTTGCCGCATCGCAGAGTGTTTGGCAGGAAAAGGAAGTCTTTTATAGAGAGCAGAAAAAGCACAACGAAACCGAATTTAAACAATTAGCGCACGACATTATGAGTCAACAAGGTCAGCAGTTGGCAAAAGAAAATGAGCGTCAGCTTGGTTCCTTATTGACGCCGCTTGGCTCTCAGATTCAAAAATTTCAGGAAAGTGTGGAAAAGAGCTATCAAGAAGAAGCACGAGAGCGTTTTTCGTTGGTGAAAGAGATCAAAGGTTTGCAGCTGTTGAATCAAAAAATCAGTGACGATGCGGTTAGCTTAACTCATGCGCTGAAGGGCCAAAACAAGTTGCAAGGTGGTTGGGGGGAGGTGATTTTAGAGAGAATTTTAGAGCGCTCTGGATTGGAAAAAGGCCGTGAATATGAAACTCAAGCGTCTTATCAAACATCAGAAGGGCGACGGTTACAGCCGGATGTGGTGATACATCTTCCGGAAGGTAAACAAGTGATTGTTGATTCAAAAATGGTACTGATTAGCTACTTGGCTTATATGGAAGCTGAAACGGACGACGATAGAAACCGGGCGCTTAAACAGCACTTGGATGCAGTGCGTCGACATATGAAAGAGTTAAGCGCCAAGTCTTATCATGATTTGCCCGGCATTACTTCGCTGGATTTTGTGTTGTTATTTATTCCTATCGAGGCGGCTTTTGGTTTGGCTCTGCAAGGGGATAACGGTTTATTCAGTGAAGCCTTTGAACACAATATTATCATTGTGGGGCCTTCGAATTTATTGGCGACGTTACGTACCATTCAGAATATTTGGCGTAACGAAAAACAGAGCCAAAATGCCATTGAAATAGCGCGTCAAGCTGGTGCAATGTACGACAAATTTTCAGGCTTTGTTCAGGATATGGATGACATAGGTAGCAAACTTGAAGCGGTAAGTCGTAGTCATGATTCTGCTCTGAAAAAGCTCACAGTAGGGCGGGGGAATTTAGTTGCAAGAGCGGAAAAACTTAAGTTAATGGGCGCTAAAACCAGTAAGGCGTTACCAGTGGAGTATCTGAATGATACCTCCACAGATGAGTCTGACAGTTAA